From the Halalkalicoccus sp. CGA53 genome, one window contains:
- a CDS encoding L-lactate permease — MVMDVITASLPLVVVAVLLVGLLWPATRAMPIAWAVALFVGFLFWNNPPGWLAAASIVGVMTALEILWIVFGALVLLYTLMQAGAFDRINAGFAAVSEDRRVQIVLLAFFLATFIEGAAGFGTPAAVVAPLLLGLGFPALAAVIAALIGHIIAVTYGAVGTPIIVGIQDPLEIYEDAIVNDGGMSVVEYSQEVAAWAATYHALVGFVMPLFAVGMVVYFFSPKDERSIGPALSVWPLCLFAGISFAIPYWISAWFITPEFPSLIGAMVGGAITVSVLRAGYLLPDDDWEFPPREEWPDHWVGTIEPGENGGRNGRGPEEAVVSDGGTLRAPEMSLAKAWSPYVILIVLLVLTRVIDPISEFITNPDIGVTVGSFTVGMVIAWEPILGFEGLAGDIGWVNAPGFWLIVSALVAIGIFGMNGGEVSAAWREAAEKLVSPFIALVFVIAMVQVMIQSAGAPGAPDASMIEVLAIATANVTGPAYPGLAALIGALAAAMVGSNTVSNITFGGFQFTAAHELDLPSQIVVGTQAVGGAIGNLVAIHNIVAALATVGLVGQEGRVIRLNLIPLFYYAVMVGFWALLFVYVMPDVWPAVFDVY, encoded by the coding sequence ATGGTGATGGACGTGATCACGGCCTCGTTGCCGCTGGTGGTGGTGGCGGTGTTGCTCGTCGGCCTGCTCTGGCCGGCGACGCGGGCGATGCCGATCGCGTGGGCGGTCGCGCTCTTCGTCGGTTTCCTCTTCTGGAACAACCCGCCCGGGTGGCTCGCGGCGGCGTCGATCGTCGGCGTGATGACGGCGCTCGAGATCCTCTGGATCGTCTTCGGTGCGCTGGTGTTGCTCTACACGCTGATGCAGGCAGGGGCGTTCGACCGGATCAACGCGGGCTTCGCAGCCGTTTCGGAGGACAGACGGGTACAGATCGTCCTCCTGGCGTTCTTCCTCGCGACGTTCATCGAGGGGGCGGCCGGCTTCGGGACGCCCGCGGCGGTCGTCGCACCGCTTCTGCTCGGCCTGGGGTTCCCCGCGCTCGCGGCAGTGATCGCAGCACTGATCGGCCACATCATCGCCGTCACCTACGGCGCGGTCGGGACGCCGATCATCGTCGGCATCCAGGACCCGCTCGAGATCTACGAGGACGCGATCGTCAACGACGGTGGGATGAGCGTCGTCGAGTACTCACAGGAGGTCGCGGCGTGGGCGGCGACGTACCACGCGCTCGTCGGCTTCGTCATGCCGCTGTTCGCCGTCGGGATGGTCGTCTACTTCTTCAGCCCGAAAGACGAGCGCTCGATCGGGCCCGCGCTCAGCGTCTGGCCGCTCTGTCTGTTCGCCGGGATCTCCTTCGCGATCCCCTACTGGATCTCCGCGTGGTTCATCACGCCGGAGTTCCCGTCGCTGATCGGCGCGATGGTCGGCGGTGCGATCACCGTCTCGGTGCTCAGAGCCGGCTACCTGCTCCCCGACGACGACTGGGAGTTCCCGCCGAGAGAGGAGTGGCCCGACCACTGGGTCGGCACGATCGAACCCGGCGAGAACGGCGGCAGGAACGGTCGTGGCCCGGAGGAGGCGGTCGTCTCCGACGGCGGCACCCTCAGGGCTCCGGAGATGTCGCTGGCGAAGGCGTGGTCCCCCTACGTCATCCTCATCGTCCTGCTGGTCCTCACGCGCGTGATCGACCCGATCTCGGAGTTCATCACGAACCCGGATATCGGCGTGACCGTCGGATCGTTCACCGTCGGGATGGTGATCGCGTGGGAGCCGATCCTCGGCTTCGAGGGGCTCGCCGGTGACATCGGCTGGGTCAACGCGCCCGGCTTCTGGCTGATCGTCAGCGCGCTCGTCGCGATCGGCATCTTCGGGATGAACGGCGGAGAGGTGAGCGCCGCGTGGCGCGAGGCGGCCGAGAAGCTCGTCTCGCCCTTCATCGCGCTCGTCTTCGTCATCGCGATGGTGCAGGTGATGATCCAGTCGGCGGGCGCCCCCGGCGCACCCGACGCGAGCATGATCGAGGTGCTCGCCATCGCGACCGCGAACGTCACCGGGCCGGCCTACCCCGGCCTCGCCGCGCTGATCGGGGCGCTCGCCGCCGCGATGGTCGGCTCGAACACCGTCTCGAACATCACGTTCGGCGGCTTCCAGTTCACCGCGGCGCACGAACTCGACCTGCCGAGTCAGATCGTCGTCGGCACGCAGGCGGTCGGCGGCGCGATCGGCAACCTCGTCGCGATCCACAACATCGTCGCGGCGCTCGCGACCGTCGGCCTCGTCGGCCAGGAGGGTCGTGTGATCCGGCTGAACCTCATCCCGCTGTTTTACTACGCGGTGATGGTCGGGTTCTGGGCGCTGCTGTTCGTCTACGTCATGCCCGACGTTTGGCCGGCCGTCTTCGACGTCTACTGA
- a CDS encoding LUD domain-containing protein yields MSADRAETAARLRELLETEGDSVQANTAVFNRGRYDSVAELDDYEELKDRAREIKEDAIERLPELIDELTESVEENGGHVYLASDAADANRYIEEVFAERGAETLVKSKSMTSEEIEVNEHLERAGIEVTETDLAEFVLQIAEEDPSHIVAPAIHKSRDEIARLIEEVFEPDDPPETAEELTMFAREYLLEKVTGADVGMTGANFLVAESGTMMLVTSEGNARKSAVAPDTHVALAGVEKIVPRFEDLAPFVELIGRSGTGQDLTSYVSLLTPPVESPPIDFESPDVPGFGGSDAEREFHLVLLDNGRMAMREDTHLCETLYCIRCAACSNTCANFQHVGGHAFGGETYSGGIATGWEAGVHGLDSAAEFNDLCTGCSRCVPACPVKIDIPWINEVVRDRINHGRGEGFDFLVDGLVPDAEEGGPDLQKRLFGNYGTLARLGSASAPVSNWIGSLPPARIAMERLFGIDRRRPLPTFRRETLVDWFEGRGGPRVDAVDADREAVLYADAYTNYVAVDRGKAAVRTLEALGVHVRVPEVPESGRAPLSQGMLATADEAASAVYGALAEHVDSGGDIVVIEPSDLAMFRADYEHFLPERSFERLDENSYEVLEYVFGLLENGANEEALRTGDDRVAYHSHCQQRSLNLEGYTEAVLSRLGYDVLTSEVECCGMAGSFGYKSQYYDLALDIGYDLVEQFEQPGERDRIVLTSGTSCTDQLDDLMTREPIHPVELIAPE; encoded by the coding sequence GTGAGCGCCGACCGAGCCGAGACCGCCGCGAGGCTCAGGGAGCTCCTCGAGACCGAGGGCGACTCGGTGCAGGCGAACACGGCCGTCTTCAACCGAGGACGATACGACTCGGTCGCGGAACTGGACGACTACGAGGAGCTGAAAGACCGCGCTCGTGAGATCAAAGAGGACGCGATCGAGCGGCTTCCCGAGCTGATCGACGAGCTCACCGAGAGCGTCGAGGAGAACGGCGGCCACGTCTACCTGGCGAGCGACGCCGCAGACGCGAACCGCTACATCGAGGAGGTCTTTGCCGAACGAGGTGCGGAGACGCTGGTGAAATCGAAGTCGATGACCTCGGAGGAGATCGAGGTGAACGAGCACCTAGAGCGAGCGGGCATCGAGGTCACCGAGACCGACCTCGCGGAGTTCGTCCTCCAGATCGCCGAGGAAGACCCCTCGCACATCGTCGCGCCCGCGATCCACAAGTCCCGCGATGAGATCGCCCGGCTGATCGAGGAGGTCTTCGAGCCCGACGATCCCCCGGAGACGGCGGAGGAGCTCACGATGTTCGCCCGGGAGTACCTCCTCGAGAAGGTGACGGGGGCGGACGTCGGAATGACCGGCGCGAACTTCCTCGTCGCGGAGTCGGGTACGATGATGCTCGTGACCAGCGAGGGCAACGCCCGGAAGTCGGCGGTCGCGCCGGACACGCACGTCGCGCTCGCGGGCGTCGAGAAGATCGTCCCCCGGTTCGAGGACCTCGCGCCGTTCGTCGAGCTGATCGGCCGGTCGGGCACCGGCCAGGACCTCACCTCCTACGTCTCGCTGCTGACGCCCCCGGTCGAGAGCCCGCCGATCGACTTCGAGTCACCCGACGTCCCGGGGTTCGGGGGGTCGGACGCCGAGCGGGAGTTCCACCTCGTCCTGCTCGACAACGGCCGGATGGCGATGCGCGAGGACACCCACCTATGCGAGACGCTCTACTGCATCCGGTGTGCGGCGTGTTCGAACACGTGTGCGAACTTCCAGCACGTCGGCGGCCACGCCTTCGGCGGCGAGACCTACTCGGGCGGCATCGCGACCGGCTGGGAGGCCGGCGTCCACGGGCTCGATTCGGCAGCCGAGTTCAACGACCTCTGTACGGGGTGTTCGCGGTGTGTCCCGGCCTGTCCGGTGAAGATCGACATCCCGTGGATCAACGAGGTGGTGCGGGATCGGATCAACCACGGGAGGGGAGAGGGGTTCGACTTCCTCGTCGACGGACTCGTCCCCGACGCCGAGGAGGGCGGTCCCGACCTCCAGAAACGGCTGTTCGGCAACTACGGGACGCTCGCGAGGCTGGGGAGCGCGTCCGCGCCGGTCTCGAACTGGATCGGGTCCCTGCCGCCGGCGAGGATCGCGATGGAACGCCTCTTCGGGATCGACCGACGGCGGCCGCTCCCGACGTTTCGGCGCGAGACGCTCGTCGACTGGTTCGAGGGGCGCGGTGGCCCCCGCGTGGACGCGGTCGACGCCGACCGAGAGGCGGTGCTCTACGCCGACGCCTACACGAACTACGTGGCCGTCGACCGGGGGAAAGCGGCGGTACGAACGCTCGAGGCGCTCGGCGTCCACGTGCGGGTGCCCGAGGTCCCGGAGAGCGGTCGCGCGCCGCTCAGCCAGGGGATGCTCGCGACGGCGGACGAAGCGGCGAGCGCGGTCTACGGCGCGCTCGCCGAACACGTCGATTCCGGGGGGGATATCGTCGTGATCGAGCCGAGCGACCTCGCGATGTTCCGCGCGGACTACGAACACTTCCTGCCCGAGCGCTCGTTCGAGCGGCTGGACGAGAACAGTTACGAGGTACTGGAGTACGTCTTCGGCCTGCTCGAGAACGGCGCGAACGAGGAAGCACTTCGAACCGGAGACGACCGCGTCGCCTACCACAGCCACTGCCAGCAGCGCTCGTTGAACCTCGAGGGCTACACCGAAGCCGTCCTCTCACGGCTGGGCTACGACGTGCTCACCTCGGAGGTCGAGTGCTGTGGGATGGCCGGCTCGTTCGGCTACAAGAGCCAGTACTACGACCTCGCGCTCGACATCGGCTACGATCTGGTGGAGCAGTTCGAGCAGCCGGGCGAACGGGATCGGATCGTCCTCACGAGCGGCACCTCCTGTACCGATCAGCTGGACGACCTCATGACGAGAGAGCCGATCCACCCGGTCGAGCTGATCGCACCCGAATAG
- a CDS encoding LUD domain-containing protein, with translation MATTHTQGAFERSLAALDVGLSRTDPPGFEATLSELVSEPAVGARLPFEGLGLPETVTLDPSPRELEEAVTGVTAASFAVAEYGSLVLPATEDGSEQVSVFCDHHVAVLAESDIVRDIPTAFSRLSEEVGEARASAIVATGPSATADMGELVRGAHGPKTVDVLLVEGL, from the coding sequence ATGGCAACGACACACACGCAGGGGGCGTTCGAACGCTCGCTCGCGGCCCTCGACGTTGGGCTCTCGCGAACCGATCCCCCGGGCTTCGAGGCGACGCTGTCCGAGCTGGTCTCCGAGCCGGCGGTCGGCGCGAGACTCCCGTTCGAGGGACTCGGCCTCCCGGAGACGGTGACGCTCGATCCGAGTCCGCGGGAGCTGGAGGAGGCGGTAACCGGCGTGACCGCCGCCTCCTTCGCGGTCGCCGAGTACGGCTCGCTCGTGCTGCCCGCCACCGAAGACGGGAGCGAACAGGTGAGCGTCTTCTGCGATCACCACGTCGCCGTCCTCGCCGAGAGCGATATAGTACGAGATATCCCGACGGCGTTCTCGCGGCTCTCGGAGGAGGTGGGCGAGGCGAGAGCCAGCGCGATCGTCGCGACGGGACCGAGCGCGACCGCCGACATGGGCGAACTCGTCCGGGGCGCACACGGCCCGAAGACGGTCGACGTGCTGCTCGTGGAGGGGCTGTGA
- a CDS encoding NADP-dependent malic enzyme — translation MSLEDDALEYHRTDPPGKIEIATTKPTNTQRDLSLAYSPGVARPCEVIAESPEDVYTYTAKGNLVCVVSNGTAVLGLGDIGAAASKPVMEGKGVLFKRFADIDVFDIELDTTDTEEFVRAVELMEPTFGGVNLEDIKAPECFEIEERLRDSMSIPVFHDDQHGTAIISGAALLNAAELAGKELSELSVVFSGAGASALASARFYVSLGVRRENITMCDSSGIITESRAEEVNEYKREFASDREEGGLADAMEGADVLVGLSIAGIVSQEMVRSMAENPIIFAMANPDPEITYEDAKVAREDTVIMATGRSDYPNQVNNVIGFPFIFRGALDVRATEINEAMKIACAEAIADLAKQDVPDAVVKAYGGDEPLQFGPEYIIPKPVDPRVLFELSPAVAQAAMDSGAARKEIDIEAYREELEARLGKSREMMRVVLNKAKSEPKRLALAEGEDEKMIRAAYQIEEEGIAEPVLLGERADIERTIARLGLEYEPEVVDLSEGRLDGYADALYEKRKRKGITRSEAEDLVRTDSNYLGSVLVERGEADAMLTGLTHHYPTALRPPLQVIGTAEDVNYAAGVYMLAFQNQVVFLADATVNQNPDEEVLAEVTKQTAKLARRFNVEPRAAMLSYSNFGSVDNEGTRKPRDAARLLREDPTVDFPVDGEMQADTAVVEEILTGTYEFSELEEPANVLVFPNLEAGNIAYKLLQRLGGAEATGPMLVGMDKPVHVLQRGDEVKDIVNLAAVAVVDAQEE, via the coding sequence ATGTCACTCGAAGACGACGCGTTGGAGTACCACCGGACCGACCCGCCGGGGAAGATCGAGATCGCGACGACCAAGCCGACGAACACCCAGCGCGACCTCAGCCTCGCCTACTCGCCGGGGGTCGCCCGCCCGTGTGAGGTGATCGCCGAGAGCCCCGAGGACGTCTACACCTACACCGCGAAGGGCAACCTCGTCTGCGTCGTCTCGAACGGGACCGCCGTACTGGGTCTCGGAGACATCGGCGCCGCCGCCTCGAAACCCGTGATGGAGGGCAAGGGGGTACTGTTCAAGCGCTTCGCCGACATCGACGTCTTCGACATCGAACTCGACACCACGGACACGGAGGAGTTCGTCCGCGCGGTGGAGCTGATGGAGCCCACCTTCGGCGGCGTGAACCTAGAGGACATCAAGGCGCCCGAGTGTTTCGAGATCGAGGAGCGGCTCAGAGACAGCATGTCGATCCCGGTCTTCCACGACGATCAGCACGGCACGGCGATCATCTCCGGGGCGGCGCTGTTGAACGCCGCCGAACTCGCCGGGAAGGAGCTCTCGGAACTCTCGGTCGTCTTCTCGGGCGCGGGCGCGAGCGCGCTCGCGAGCGCCCGCTTCTACGTCTCGCTCGGGGTACGCAGAGAGAACATCACGATGTGTGACTCCTCGGGGATCATCACCGAGTCACGAGCGGAGGAGGTCAACGAGTACAAACGCGAGTTCGCGAGCGATCGCGAGGAAGGGGGACTCGCCGACGCGATGGAGGGTGCGGACGTGCTCGTCGGGCTCTCGATCGCCGGCATCGTCAGCCAGGAGATGGTCCGGTCGATGGCCGAGAACCCGATCATCTTCGCGATGGCGAACCCCGACCCGGAGATCACGTACGAGGACGCGAAGGTCGCCCGCGAGGACACCGTGATTATGGCGACCGGGCGTTCGGACTACCCGAACCAGGTGAACAACGTCATCGGCTTCCCGTTCATCTTCCGGGGCGCGCTCGACGTTCGCGCGACCGAGATCAACGAGGCGATGAAGATCGCGTGTGCGGAGGCGATCGCCGACCTCGCGAAACAGGACGTCCCCGATGCAGTTGTAAAGGCCTACGGCGGCGACGAGCCGCTCCAGTTCGGTCCCGAGTATATCATCCCGAAGCCGGTCGATCCCAGGGTGCTGTTCGAACTCTCGCCGGCGGTCGCGCAGGCCGCAATGGACAGCGGCGCTGCTCGAAAGGAGATCGACATCGAGGCGTACAGGGAGGAGCTCGAAGCCCGCCTCGGCAAGTCGAGGGAGATGATGCGCGTCGTCCTGAACAAGGCCAAGAGCGAACCCAAACGCCTCGCGCTCGCCGAGGGCGAGGACGAGAAGATGATCCGCGCGGCCTACCAGATCGAGGAGGAGGGGATCGCGGAGCCGGTGCTGCTCGGCGAGCGCGCGGATATCGAGCGGACGATCGCCCGGCTGGGCCTCGAGTACGAACCCGAGGTCGTCGACCTCTCGGAGGGACGGCTCGACGGCTACGCCGACGCGCTCTACGAGAAGCGAAAGCGAAAGGGGATCACGCGAAGCGAGGCCGAGGACCTGGTCCGGACCGACTCGAACTACCTCGGGAGCGTGCTCGTCGAGCGGGGGGAGGCCGACGCGATGCTGACCGGGCTCACGCATCACTACCCGACGGCGCTCCGCCCGCCGCTGCAGGTGATCGGCACCGCCGAGGACGTGAACTACGCCGCCGGCGTCTACATGCTCGCCTTCCAGAACCAGGTCGTCTTCCTCGCCGACGCGACGGTGAACCAGAATCCCGACGAGGAAGTGCTCGCGGAGGTGACGAAACAGACGGCGAAGCTCGCCCGTCGGTTCAACGTCGAACCCCGGGCGGCGATGCTCTCGTACTCGAACTTCGGGAGCGTCGACAACGAGGGGACGCGAAAGCCCCGCGACGCGGCGCGGCTCCTCAGGGAGGACCCGACCGTCGACTTCCCGGTCGACGGCGAGATGCAGGCCGATACGGCGGTAGTAGAGGAGATCCTCACCGGGACGTACGAGTTCTCCGAACTCGAGGAGCCGGCGAACGTGCTCGTCTTCCCGAACCTCGAGGCCGGCAACATCGCGTACAAACTCCTCCAGCGTCTCGGCGGGGCGGAGGCGACGGGCCCGATGCTCGTCGGGATGGACAAGCCGGTCCACGTGCTCCAGCGCGGCGACGAGGTGAAGGACATCGTCAACCTCGCCGCCGTCGCCGTCGTCGACGCCCAGGAGGAATGA
- a CDS encoding MFS transporter, whose product MRLDDNDRSITVFTALAHGVFHTYELSIPIFIVIWLDVFDVSAAVLGLVVGLGYGLIGVGAVPSGVLADRYGSRRLIVVSVVGMGGGFLALSVSPSVHTLALAIVVWGAAASVYHPAGLSLISRGARERGTVFAYHGVGGNVGTALGPLLAALALVFLDWRLVAALLVVPAVVVVVLGSTIDFETDRYAEDEAVTDGGDGESEDEPEREGVEEWESLTLESFLADSRKLFTLGFALTFVVVMLYGTYYRGLLTFLPDMIADLPGFEPYTVMGQTAEPGQYVYSGLLMIGILGQYAGGRVTDLVRTEYALFATLAVLSVTAFAFLPVASVGVAPFLLLCAVLGFCLYATAPIYQVVIAEYAAADVHGLSYGYTYLGMFGVGAAGAAIAGALLTYADSAALFLTLGSVALVAAALTLVVYRLGER is encoded by the coding sequence ATGCGTCTCGACGACAACGACCGCTCGATAACCGTCTTCACCGCGCTCGCCCACGGGGTGTTTCACACCTACGAGCTGTCGATCCCGATCTTCATCGTCATCTGGCTCGACGTCTTCGACGTCTCCGCAGCGGTACTCGGCCTGGTCGTCGGCCTCGGCTACGGGCTGATCGGCGTCGGCGCGGTCCCGAGCGGCGTACTCGCGGATCGCTACGGCTCGCGCCGGCTGATCGTCGTCTCCGTGGTCGGGATGGGCGGGGGCTTTCTCGCGCTCTCGGTCTCGCCGAGCGTCCACACGCTCGCACTCGCCATCGTCGTCTGGGGAGCTGCGGCGAGCGTCTACCACCCGGCGGGGCTCTCGCTGATCAGCCGCGGGGCGCGAGAGCGCGGGACGGTCTTCGCCTACCACGGCGTCGGCGGCAACGTCGGTACCGCGCTCGGTCCGCTGCTCGCGGCGCTCGCGCTCGTCTTCCTCGACTGGCGGCTCGTCGCCGCGCTGCTCGTGGTTCCGGCGGTCGTCGTCGTCGTCCTCGGCTCGACCATCGACTTCGAGACCGACCGCTACGCCGAGGACGAGGCCGTCACCGACGGCGGGGACGGGGAGAGCGAGGACGAGCCCGAACGCGAAGGGGTCGAGGAGTGGGAGTCGCTCACGCTCGAGAGCTTCCTCGCCGACTCCCGCAAACTGTTCACCCTCGGGTTCGCGCTCACGTTCGTCGTCGTCATGCTCTACGGCACCTACTACCGCGGCCTGCTCACCTTCCTCCCCGACATGATCGCCGACCTGCCCGGCTTCGAACCGTACACCGTGATGGGCCAGACCGCCGAACCCGGCCAGTACGTCTACAGCGGCCTGCTGATGATCGGCATCCTCGGCCAGTACGCCGGCGGCAGGGTGACGGATCTGGTCCGCACGGAGTACGCGCTGTTCGCGACGCTCGCCGTGCTCTCGGTGACGGCGTTCGCCTTTCTCCCCGTGGCGAGCGTCGGCGTCGCCCCCTTCCTGCTGCTCTGTGCGGTGCTCGGCTTCTGTCTCTACGCGACCGCCCCGATCTACCAGGTCGTCATCGCGGAGTACGCCGCGGCGGACGTCCACGGCCTCTCCTACGGCTACACCTATCTCGGGATGTTCGGCGTCGGCGCGGCGGGCGCCGCCATCGCCGGCGCGCTGCTCACCTACGCGGACTCCGCGGCGCTCTTTCTCACCCTCGGCTCGGTCGCGCTCGTCGCCGCGGCGCTCACGCTCGTCGTCTATCGTCTCGGCGAGAGGTAA
- the ddh gene encoding D-2-hydroxyacid dehydrogenase — protein MNERPELGQLYVHESVEAVIPKKPFVEAFADLPIPAELVGDGESYDETDAVVSYVPRPEYLDAGWVHCARAGYDEFDIAAYEREGIPLTNSSGIHGATVGEVAIGFALSFARLFHRYRDHQLAGEWYSPEYERPFTVENERLCVVGLGTIGQGIAERGAGLGMEVVGVRRSEDSVPGVERTYHPDELHEAISGAKFVAIALPHTPATDGLFSAPEFETMREDAYLINVARGPIVDEGALVSALESGEIAGAGLDVFETEPLPEESPLWGMDEVILTPHKGSATNRYHLDIAELVAENVRRYRTGEKLRNRVA, from the coding sequence ATGAACGAGCGACCCGAACTCGGACAGCTGTACGTACACGAATCCGTCGAGGCGGTCATCCCGAAGAAGCCGTTCGTGGAGGCGTTCGCCGACCTCCCGATCCCGGCGGAACTCGTCGGCGACGGCGAGAGCTACGACGAGACCGACGCGGTGGTCTCGTACGTCCCGCGACCGGAGTACCTCGATGCTGGCTGGGTCCACTGCGCGCGGGCGGGCTACGACGAGTTCGACATCGCTGCCTACGAACGGGAGGGGATCCCGCTGACGAACAGTTCGGGGATCCACGGCGCGACCGTCGGGGAGGTGGCGATCGGCTTCGCCCTCTCGTTCGCCCGGCTCTTTCACCGCTATCGGGATCACCAGCTCGCAGGCGAGTGGTACTCCCCGGAGTACGAGCGACCGTTCACGGTCGAGAACGAACGGCTCTGCGTCGTCGGCCTCGGGACGATCGGGCAGGGGATCGCCGAACGCGGTGCCGGTCTCGGGATGGAGGTCGTCGGCGTGCGTCGCTCGGAGGACTCGGTACCCGGCGTCGAGCGGACCTACCACCCGGACGAGCTCCACGAGGCGATCTCGGGTGCGAAGTTCGTCGCAATCGCGCTGCCACACACGCCCGCGACCGACGGGCTGTTCTCTGCACCCGAGTTCGAGACGATGCGCGAGGACGCCTACTTGATCAACGTCGCCCGCGGCCCGATCGTCGACGAGGGGGCGCTGGTCTCCGCGCTCGAATCCGGCGAGATCGCCGGGGCGGGTCTGGACGTCTTCGAGACCGAACCCCTTCCCGAGGAGTCGCCGCTGTGGGGGATGGACGAGGTGATACTCACGCCGCACAAGGGGTCGGCGACGAACCGGTATCACCTCGACATCGCGGAGCTGGTGGCCGAGAACGTCCGGCGCTACCGAACGGGCGAGAAGCTACGGAACAGGGTGGCGTAG
- a CDS encoding thiamine pyrophosphate-requiring protein — MDVNEAIAETLRDEGVEYLFGFPSNPLFDTDSAEDVGIRKIITRQERTAVHMADAVGRLTSGDQVGAFACQHGPGTENSIGGVAQAYGESAPIVAIPAGYDLAKTDVDPKFNSLVAYQPVSKSCEQLADPGAVSETMRRAFSAARNGRPRPAVVEVPKDVFYTDLEGEFEYTPSKSRRSGPDPADVERAAELLADAERPVIFAGQGVHYAKAWDDLHELAETLEAPVATSLNGKSAFPEDHPLALGAASKSEPGQLSHFVREADVLFGVGCSFTDTAYGLTVPEGPTIVHSTLDPTDIDKDVVSEHSLVGDAKLTLSALVDDLSDLVDADRGRADAVADEIESVRAEWLADWEPKLTSEETPINPYRVVHELDTALDKEEVVITHDAGNPRDFLAPFFEVTEPLSYIGWGKTTQLGYGLGLAMGAKLLHPEKVCVNLWGDGAIGMTGLELETAAREELPVLSVHLNNYEMAGYDTPFFGDWADVAEGLNCHGERVTEPDDLGAAIDRAVSATEEGTPALLEVITSKETELSRPDLE, encoded by the coding sequence ATGGACGTCAACGAAGCGATCGCGGAGACACTGAGAGACGAGGGTGTGGAGTACCTCTTCGGATTCCCGAGCAACCCGCTGTTCGACACCGACTCGGCCGAAGACGTGGGAATCCGGAAGATCATCACCAGACAGGAGCGCACGGCGGTCCACATGGCCGACGCGGTCGGCCGGCTGACCTCCGGGGATCAGGTCGGCGCGTTCGCCTGCCAGCACGGCCCCGGCACCGAGAACTCGATCGGCGGCGTCGCCCAGGCCTACGGCGAGTCCGCGCCGATCGTCGCCATTCCCGCAGGATACGACCTCGCGAAGACCGACGTCGACCCGAAGTTCAACTCGCTGGTCGCCTACCAGCCGGTCAGCAAGTCCTGCGAACAGCTCGCCGACCCAGGTGCAGTGAGCGAGACGATGCGCCGGGCGTTCAGCGCCGCGCGCAACGGCCGGCCACGGCCAGCGGTGGTGGAGGTCCCGAAGGACGTCTTCTACACCGATCTCGAGGGGGAGTTCGAGTACACCCCCTCGAAGTCTCGCCGTTCCGGTCCCGATCCGGCCGACGTCGAGCGGGCGGCCGAACTGCTTGCAGACGCCGAGCGACCGGTGATATTCGCCGGGCAGGGCGTCCACTACGCGAAGGCCTGGGACGACCTCCACGAACTGGCGGAGACGCTCGAAGCACCCGTCGCGACGAGTCTCAACGGGAAGAGCGCCTTCCCCGAGGATCACCCGCTCGCGCTCGGTGCGGCGAGCAAGAGCGAACCCGGACAGCTCTCTCACTTCGTCCGCGAGGCGGACGTGCTGTTCGGGGTCGGCTGTTCGTTCACCGACACCGCCTACGGACTGACGGTTCCGGAGGGGCCGACGATCGTCCACTCGACGCTCGACCCCACCGACATCGACAAGGACGTCGTCTCCGAGCACTCGCTCGTCGGTGACGCCAAGCTCACCCTCTCCGCGCTCGTCGACGATCTCTCGGACCTGGTCGACGCCGACCGCGGTCGGGCCGACGCGGTCGCCGACGAGATCGAGTCGGTGAGAGCGGAGTGGCTCGCCGACTGGGAGCCCAAACTCACCTCCGAGGAGACGCCGATCAACCCGTACAGAGTCGTCCACGAACTCGACACGGCGCTGGACAAGGAGGAGGTCGTCATCACCCACGACGCGGGCAACCCCAGGGACTTCCTCGCGCCCTTCTTCGAGGTGACCGAACCGCTCTCGTACATCGGCTGGGGCAAGACCACACAGCTCGGCTACGGCCTCGGCCTCGCGATGGGCGCGAAACTGCTCCACCCGGAGAAGGTCTGTGTGAACCTCTGGGGCGACGGCGCGATCGGGATGACCGGCCTCGAACTCGAGACCGCCGCCCGCGAGGAGCTCCCGGTGCTCTCGGTCCACCTGAACAACTACGAGATGGCCGGCTACGACACGCCCTTCTTCGGCGACTGGGCCGACGTCGCCGAGGGGCTGAACTGTCACGGCGAGCGCGTCACCGAGCCCGACGACCTCGGCGCGGCGATCGATCGCGCGGTCTCCGCGACCGAGGAGGGGACGCCCGCGCTGCTCGAGGTGATCACGTCGAAGGAGACGGAGCTCTCCCGACCCGACCTCGAGTAG